In a single window of the Myxococcales bacterium genome:
- a CDS encoding sulfatase produces MRLNRLWIVLLLSLLGPACAKQQAYRPVPLPPVRHVVLISIDSLRPDHLGVYGYPRPTSPRLDAFAQDAIRFDRVYSSANWTLPAHAGLLTGRMSSAHGAILLGSVVRAEMPFVSESLQANGFATAAFTTHSFLSQTHGMSRGFDTFDYEQESPAPKVTGKAIDWLNRQPAEKPTFLFLHYFDVHYPYGRPDAPVEQFAKPDCRGPVNVGQLLTAGLQQDWKKFECYKDLYDSGIALVDRELGRLFDAMKQSGRYDDTLIVVTADHGELLGKGEGATHGISMQEAEIRVPLLLKWPRSAGRNTTVAQVVNTIQLPATILEAVGLNSFPTDLPSLQPLLAGKPGVSWVGCETGNMGYQEIAIIRGDDKLILPPPYRIIDMKMTPKLVNIKKGETIDLWTKNPEVVADLLALAEKSGWYGRGTAYEIDYSLTKSARPLFLHAELPPGAKVVQVRPINRQFELSGGRLVQVPEAFKQQADGIDIRLDPTKKGEGFLIIVEKPDPALRFDVEGNENRGAVKLLAGPDREAWSDSPFEFEAFEDRWQPAEPPAGDYVWIRAYPVLHLNRPGAGLSTEAAVMTPEQQRVLRSLGYLSM; encoded by the coding sequence ATGCGCCTGAATCGACTCTGGATCGTCCTGCTGCTTTCCCTGCTCGGCCCGGCCTGCGCCAAACAGCAGGCCTACCGGCCGGTGCCGTTGCCGCCGGTGCGCCACGTCGTGCTGATCAGCATCGACTCGCTGCGGCCGGATCACCTCGGCGTTTACGGCTATCCGCGCCCGACCTCGCCGCGCCTGGACGCCTTCGCGCAGGACGCCATCCGTTTCGACCGCGTTTACAGCTCGGCCAACTGGACCCTCCCCGCCCACGCCGGCCTGCTGACCGGCCGCATGTCCTCGGCCCACGGCGCGATCCTGCTGGGCAGCGTCGTGCGCGCCGAAATGCCCTTCGTCTCCGAATCCCTGCAGGCCAACGGCTTCGCCACCGCCGCCTTCACCACCCATTCCTTCCTGAGCCAGACCCACGGCATGAGCCGCGGCTTCGACACCTTTGACTACGAGCAGGAAAGCCCCGCGCCCAAGGTCACCGGCAAGGCGATCGACTGGCTGAACCGGCAACCGGCCGAAAAGCCGACGTTCCTGTTCCTGCACTACTTCGACGTGCACTATCCCTACGGCCGCCCCGACGCGCCCGTCGAACAATTCGCCAAACCCGATTGCCGCGGTCCGGTCAACGTCGGCCAACTGCTCACCGCCGGCCTGCAACAGGATTGGAAAAAGTTCGAGTGCTACAAGGACCTTTACGACAGCGGCATCGCGCTGGTCGACCGCGAATTGGGCCGCCTCTTCGACGCCATGAAGCAAAGCGGGCGCTACGACGACACGTTGATCGTGGTGACCGCCGATCACGGCGAACTGCTGGGCAAGGGCGAAGGCGCCACGCACGGCATCTCGATGCAGGAGGCGGAAATCCGCGTGCCGCTGCTGCTGAAATGGCCGCGAAGCGCCGGCCGGAACACCACGGTCGCCCAGGTGGTCAACACGATTCAGCTGCCGGCGACGATCCTGGAAGCGGTCGGCCTGAATTCCTTCCCCACCGATCTGCCGAGCCTGCAACCGCTGCTGGCCGGCAAACCGGGCGTGTCTTGGGTGGGCTGCGAAACCGGCAACATGGGTTACCAGGAAATCGCGATCATCCGCGGCGACGACAAGCTGATCCTGCCGCCGCCGTACCGCATCATCGATATGAAAATGACGCCGAAGCTGGTCAACATCAAAAAAGGCGAAACCATCGATCTCTGGACGAAAAACCCGGAGGTGGTCGCGGACCTGCTGGCGCTGGCGGAAAAGAGCGGCTGGTACGGCCGCGGCACGGCCTACGAAATCGACTATTCCCTGACAAAAAGCGCCCGGCCGCTGTTTCTGCACGCCGAGTTGCCGCCGGGCGCCAAGGTGGTCCAGGTGCGGCCGATCAACCGGCAGTTCGAGCTTTCCGGCGGCCGCCTGGTCCAGGTTCCCGAGGCGTTCAAGCAGCAGGCGGACGGCATCGACATCCGCCTGGATCCGACGAAAAAGGGCGAGGGTTTTCTGATCATCGTGGAAAAGCCCGACCCGGCGCTGCGCTTCGACGTGGAAGGAAACGAGAACCGCGGCGCGGTCAAGCTGCTGGCCGGTCCCGACCGCGAGGCCTGGTCCGATTCGCCGTTCGAATTCGAGGCGTTCGAGGATCGCTGGCAGCCGGCCGAGCCGCCGGCGGGCGATTACGTCTGGATTCGCGCCTATCCGGTGCTGCACCTGAACCGGCCCGGCGCGGGCCTGTCGACCGAAGCGGCGGTGATGACGCCGGAGCAGCAGCGGGTGCTGCGCAGCCTCGGTTACCTGTCGATGTAA
- a CDS encoding S-adenosylmethionine-binding protein: protein MAPKIYNLTTPNPSEDLLAKRTGQYSTILADPPWQFQNRTGKMAPEHRRLLRYPTMELKEILELPVAKLAAAKSHLYLWVPNALLQEGLKVMEAWGFTYKSNLVWYKIRKDGGPDGRGVGFYFRNVTELVLFGVRGRMRTLPPGRTQVNLFCTKKREHSRKPDEIYDLIESCSPGPYLELFARFRRQGWSQWGNEDVEENSYYGVAKRNGHADPQLRLLEIPRGRGSKT from the coding sequence ATGGCACCGAAAATTTATAATCTCACCACCCCAAATCCCTCGGAAGATCTTCTTGCAAAAAGAACTGGACAATATTCGACAATTTTAGCCGATCCGCCATGGCAGTTTCAAAATCGAACCGGGAAAATGGCGCCCGAACACAGAAGATTATTAAGATATCCGACAATGGAGTTGAAAGAAATTCTGGAATTGCCTGTCGCCAAATTGGCGGCGGCAAAATCACATTTATATTTATGGGTACCCAACGCGCTACTTCAAGAGGGTTTGAAAGTTATGGAAGCCTGGGGTTTTACATATAAATCCAATTTGGTTTGGTATAAAATTCGCAAGGATGGTGGACCTGACGGGCGTGGGGTCGGATTTTATTTCAGGAATGTCACCGAATTGGTACTTTTTGGCGTCCGTGGTAGAATGCGAACCCTTCCCCCAGGCCGGACTCAAGTCAATCTTTTTTGCACCAAAAAGCGGGAACACTCCCGCAAGCCGGATGAAATCTACGATCTAATCGAATCTTGTTCTCCCGGTCCGTATTTGGAGCTATTCGCACGTTTTCGTCGCCAAGGATGGAGCCAATGGGGCAATGAAGATGTGGAGGAAAATTCCTATTATGGTGTGGCCAAACGCAATGGCCATGCTGACCCACAATTGCGTTTACTAGAAATCCCTCGTGGTCGCGGTTCCAAAACCTGA
- a CDS encoding restriction endonuclease has product MFEKARSKGFQIVTLHHAEAILMHDMAAAVTEIEKVLLGIKIPPEELIRGGGGEGELTQRMRHELAASGWMKHNFEIKKIIDGKERESISHQIDHVKHFETGTFALEIEWNNKDPFFDRDLENFKRLHADGAISIGAIITRGSTLQDSLREVVKRFAIQKKISKINDLSQYYTPTDRQKKIIKQKEQAEGSFEAGWAHAFVSDKFGEATTHWRKLEDRVQRGVGNPCPLLLIGIPRNVIIA; this is encoded by the coding sequence ATGTTTGAAAAGGCAAGAAGCAAAGGTTTTCAAATTGTAACACTTCACCATGCAGAAGCGATTCTGATGCATGATATGGCCGCTGCTGTGACAGAAATAGAAAAAGTGCTTCTTGGAATAAAAATACCACCAGAGGAGTTAATCCGGGGAGGAGGCGGTGAGGGTGAATTAACACAACGAATGAGACATGAATTGGCCGCATCTGGCTGGATGAAACATAATTTCGAGATTAAGAAAATTATTGACGGAAAAGAAAGGGAGTCGATTTCGCATCAAATTGATCATGTCAAACATTTTGAGACTGGCACCTTTGCTCTGGAGATTGAGTGGAATAATAAAGATCCATTTTTCGACCGCGATTTAGAAAATTTCAAACGTCTTCATGCCGATGGTGCCATATCAATTGGAGCCATTATCACAAGAGGTTCTACACTTCAGGATTCTCTACGTGAAGTTGTCAAAAGATTCGCTATACAGAAAAAAATTTCTAAAATAAATGATCTTTCTCAATATTACACTCCCACCGATCGTCAAAAAAAGATTATCAAACAGAAAGAACAGGCAGAAGGTTCTTTCGAAGCTGGATGGGCACATGCATTTGTTTCGGACAAATTCGGGGAAGCAACAACACATTGGCGAAAACTAGAGGATCGGGTTCAACGCGGTGTTGGCAATCCATGCCCCTTGCTGTTAATAGGCATTCCAAGAAATGTCATTATTGCTTAG
- a CDS encoding glycosyltransferase family 39 protein: MKKNLAVLASPLVALGGVAAYWLGNRWCGPFAAARRYGRSGNVDWRFAMPAGEWLWVLFAALVTLAAFGLLFLLRDRQTAAPQPRRLVWLLPVVAAALLAGAIRLFVLQSQPIVDDEAAYRFEARTLAAGRLTAPPPPNRKAFDYIFLGSYRGHWFSQYSYGHPAILAAAEHLGSMGLTGPLFTALIVLLIFLLARRLFDEDTARYAAFFAACSPLLLSTGATLLSQNTATALTLLGIYLALVAADSGRFVHVFLTSLVFGAALWIRQYEPGIMGLGPLAYLVATWWRRPNRLALIGAAALGAALTLGPLLLLQWKLWGHPFWTNYQAYWWGYLGVQVASPFSFGAAIETRHTPWLGLRFTLYNLVRLDWFLLGLPGGLALAIYGARLRRDSIARLAVLSGVVLNFAVLFFYFWPGLSDTGPLLHHTSGAVLIVFLAAGWRRLTARFRLPSWAWLCLPLLAATTFWPSQLGALYRAALAGGELPRLAREMELKNAVVFAAKLPWIGHERCSVYGLPLPEPDLSDEVLFLQTQGVPVDVDLAAKAFPGREIYFLRQIDGRVALLPLVDYTGEESLRQAARDRDLPD, translated from the coding sequence ATGAAAAAAAACCTGGCCGTCCTCGCCTCGCCGCTCGTCGCCCTCGGCGGTGTCGCCGCTTATTGGCTCGGCAACCGTTGGTGCGGGCCGTTCGCCGCCGCGCGGCGTTACGGCCGCTCCGGCAACGTCGACTGGCGCTTCGCGATGCCCGCCGGCGAATGGCTTTGGGTTCTGTTCGCCGCGCTGGTCACGCTGGCCGCGTTCGGCCTGCTGTTCCTGTTGCGCGATCGCCAAACCGCCGCGCCGCAGCCCCGTCGCCTCGTCTGGCTGTTGCCGGTCGTCGCGGCCGCCTTGTTGGCCGGGGCCATCCGCTTGTTCGTGCTGCAAAGCCAGCCGATCGTCGATGACGAGGCGGCCTATCGTTTCGAGGCCCGGACCCTCGCCGCGGGCCGGCTCACCGCGCCGCCGCCGCCCAACCGCAAAGCCTTCGACTACATCTTCCTCGGCAGTTACCGCGGGCATTGGTTCAGCCAATACAGCTACGGCCACCCGGCGATCCTGGCCGCCGCCGAGCACCTGGGATCGATGGGCCTGACCGGGCCGCTCTTCACCGCGCTGATCGTCCTGCTGATCTTTTTGCTGGCGCGCCGGTTGTTCGACGAGGACACCGCGCGCTACGCGGCGTTTTTCGCGGCCTGCAGTCCGCTGCTGCTTTCCACCGGCGCCACGCTGCTGTCGCAGAACACGGCCACGGCACTCACTCTCCTGGGAATTTACCTCGCGCTGGTCGCCGCCGATTCCGGGCGCTTCGTCCACGTTTTTTTAACGAGCCTGGTTTTCGGCGCGGCGCTGTGGATCCGCCAGTACGAACCGGGAATCATGGGCCTCGGGCCGCTGGCCTACCTCGTGGCCACCTGGTGGCGGCGGCCGAACCGGCTGGCGCTGATCGGCGCGGCGGCGCTCGGCGCGGCGCTGACTCTGGGGCCGTTGCTGTTGCTGCAATGGAAGCTCTGGGGGCATCCGTTCTGGACGAACTACCAGGCTTATTGGTGGGGCTACCTGGGCGTACAGGTCGCCTCGCCGTTCAGTTTCGGCGCGGCGATCGAAACGCGCCACACGCCGTGGCTCGGGTTGCGGTTCACGCTCTACAACCTGGTGCGGCTGGACTGGTTTCTGCTCGGCCTGCCCGGCGGCCTGGCGCTGGCGATTTACGGCGCGCGGTTGCGGCGCGACTCGATCGCCAGGCTGGCCGTGTTGTCGGGAGTGGTGCTCAACTTCGCCGTCCTCTTTTTCTATTTCTGGCCGGGGCTATCCGATACCGGCCCGCTGCTTCATCACACCTCCGGGGCCGTGCTGATCGTCTTTCTGGCGGCCGGTTGGCGACGACTGACCGCGCGTTTCCGGCTGCCGTCGTGGGCCTGGCTCTGCCTGCCGCTGCTGGCCGCGACCACGTTCTGGCCGTCGCAGTTGGGCGCCCTGTACCGCGCCGCCCTGGCGGGCGGCGAATTGCCGCGACTGGCCAGGGAAATGGAGTTGAAAAACGCCGTCGTCTTCGCCGCCAAGCTCCCGTGGATCGGCCACGAACGCTGCTCGGTTTACGGGTTGCCGCTGCCCGAACCCGACCTTTCCGACGAGGTGCTGTTTTTGCAAACGCAAGGCGTGCCCGTCGACGTGGACCTGGCCGCGAAGGCCTTTCCGGGCCGCGAAATCTATTTCCTGCGCCAGATCGACGGCCGGGTCGCGCTGCTGCCGCTGGTCGACTACACCGGCGAGGAAAGCCTGCGGCAGGCGGCCCGCGACCGCGATCTGCCCGATTAG
- a CDS encoding protein-L-isoaspartate(D-aspartate) O-methyltransferase: MRSIRLAFAVLLAFAVACVAADWDVQRAKLVAAVKAQGVTDAKVLAALGKVPRHLFVPEAMRSLAYRDEPLPIGHEQTISQPFIVGFMTQALALKGGEKVLEIGTGSGYQAAVLAEIAHDVFSIEIICDLATQADERLRGQGYKNIHVKCGDGYQGWPAEAPFDAVIVTAAPDHVPQPLVDQLKVGGRMVIPVGKNSQELLLLTKTDRGVERHSILPVLFVPMTGPGAAGK; the protein is encoded by the coding sequence ATGCGCTCCATTCGCCTGGCATTCGCCGTTCTGCTCGCCTTCGCCGTTGCCTGCGTGGCCGCCGATTGGGACGTTCAGCGCGCCAAGCTGGTCGCGGCCGTCAAAGCCCAGGGAGTCACCGACGCCAAGGTGCTCGCGGCGCTCGGCAAGGTACCGCGCCACCTTTTCGTGCCCGAAGCCATGCGGTCGCTGGCCTATCGCGACGAGCCCCTGCCGATCGGCCACGAACAGACCATCAGCCAACCGTTCATCGTCGGCTTCATGACCCAGGCGCTGGCTTTGAAAGGCGGCGAAAAAGTGCTGGAAATCGGCACCGGCTCGGGTTACCAGGCGGCGGTGCTCGCCGAGATCGCCCATGACGTCTTTTCCATCGAGATTATCTGCGACCTGGCGACCCAGGCCGACGAACGACTGCGCGGCCAGGGCTATAAAAATATTCACGTCAAATGCGGCGACGGCTATCAAGGTTGGCCGGCCGAGGCGCCGTTCGACGCGGTGATCGTCACCGCCGCGCCGGATCACGTGCCGCAGCCGCTGGTGGATCAACTCAAGGTCGGCGGCCGGATGGTCATCCCCGTCGGCAAGAATTCGCAGGAACTGCTTCTGCTGACCAAGACCGACCGGGGCGTCGAGCGCCACAGCATCCTGCCCGTCCTGTTCGTGCCGATGACCGGGCCGGGGGCGGCGGGGAAGTGA
- the pckA gene encoding phosphoenolpyruvate carboxykinase (ATP), with product MTHGIELINVLKCNRNLSTGTLVGEVIRRGEGLLTNSGAIVVRTGQYTGRSPRDKFIVEDRSTKDKVWWSPDNQPLNPDAFARLESKVRAYYQGRELYAQDCYVGADPYYRLPIRIITETAWASLFARSLFIRETDPEKLAAFVPEFTLLHAPNFQAVPEQDGTRSEAFVVANFAAKKILIGGTSYAGEIKKSIFTLMNYLLPQKKILSMHCSANIGEGGDVALFFGLSGTGKTSLSADPKRRLIGDDEHGWGPHGVFNFEGGCYAKVINLSPTAEPVIWDCVHSFGTVLENVVIDPETRAINLDDGSLTLNTRAGYPITLISNAAPDGCGDHPTNIVMLTADAFGVMPPIAKMTSAQAMYHFISGYTAKVAGTERGVSEPKATFSACFGAPFMALRPTVYADLLGRKIARHKVNCWLINTGWTGGPYGQGHRMPIGHTRAMVHAALSGALNTVPMRPDPIFQVLVPESCPEVPGELLTARQTWKNKKAYDAQAVKLAGLFAENFKKFDSYASKEIKAAAPRV from the coding sequence ATGACCCACGGAATCGAGCTGATCAACGTATTGAAATGCAACCGAAATCTCTCTACCGGGACCCTGGTCGGGGAAGTCATTCGCCGAGGGGAAGGGCTGCTGACCAATTCCGGCGCTATCGTCGTGCGCACCGGCCAATACACCGGCCGCTCGCCGCGCGACAAGTTCATCGTCGAGGATCGTTCCACCAAGGACAAGGTTTGGTGGAGCCCCGACAACCAGCCGTTGAACCCGGATGCCTTTGCCCGGCTCGAATCGAAGGTGCGCGCCTATTATCAGGGCCGCGAGCTTTACGCGCAGGATTGCTACGTCGGCGCCGATCCGTACTACCGCCTGCCGATCCGCATCATCACCGAAACCGCCTGGGCCAGCCTGTTCGCGCGCAGCCTGTTCATCCGCGAAACCGATCCGGAAAAACTGGCGGCCTTCGTTCCGGAGTTCACGCTGTTGCACGCGCCGAATTTCCAGGCCGTGCCCGAACAGGACGGCACGCGTTCCGAGGCCTTCGTCGTGGCGAATTTCGCCGCGAAAAAAATCCTCATCGGCGGTACTTCCTACGCGGGCGAGATCAAAAAATCGATTTTCACGCTGATGAATTACCTCTTGCCGCAGAAAAAGATCCTCAGCATGCACTGCTCGGCGAACATCGGCGAAGGCGGCGACGTCGCGCTGTTCTTCGGCCTGTCGGGCACGGGCAAGACCTCGTTGTCGGCCGATCCGAAGCGGCGGCTGATCGGCGATGACGAACACGGCTGGGGCCCGCATGGCGTCTTCAATTTCGAGGGCGGCTGTTATGCGAAGGTGATCAACCTGTCGCCGACCGCCGAACCGGTCATCTGGGATTGCGTCCACAGCTTCGGCACCGTCCTGGAAAACGTCGTGATCGATCCGGAAACGCGGGCGATCAACCTGGATGACGGCTCCCTGACGCTCAACACCCGCGCCGGCTACCCGATCACGCTGATTTCCAACGCCGCCCCGGACGGCTGCGGCGACCACCCGACCAACATCGTCATGCTGACGGCCGACGCGTTCGGCGTGATGCCGCCCATCGCCAAAATGACCTCGGCTCAGGCCATGTACCATTTCATTTCCGGTTACACCGCCAAGGTCGCCGGCACCGAACGCGGCGTTTCCGAACCGAAAGCCACGTTCTCGGCCTGTTTCGGTGCGCCGTTCATGGCGCTGCGGCCGACCGTCTACGCCGATCTGCTCGGCCGGAAGATCGCCCGGCACAAGGTGAATTGCTGGTTGATCAACACCGGCTGGACGGGCGGTCCGTACGGGCAGGGCCACCGGATGCCCATCGGCCACACCCGCGCCATGGTACACGCGGCGCTGTCCGGCGCGCTGAACACGGTGCCGATGCGCCCCGACCCGATTTTCCAGGTGCTCGTGCCGGAATCCTGTCCCGAGGTGCCCGGCGAATTGCTCACCGCGCGCCAGACCTGGAAGAACAAAAAGGCCTACGACGCCCAGGCGGTGAAACTGGCCGGCTTGTTCGCCGAGAATTTCAAGAAATTCGACTCGTACGCGAGCAAGGAGATCAAAGCCGCCGCGCCGCGCGTTTAG
- a CDS encoding Gfo/Idh/MocA family oxidoreductase, whose amino-acid sequence MPERKLRAAMIGVGDITLLHYPAYRDCPDVELALLCDVDENLLARRRAEWGVTRTTTDYRAVLQDPTIDLVEVNTPHHLHKKFVLEALAAGKHVACQKPLATSLAEAEEMAAAARRGPGRFRVLENFVFYPPYVKAKELLEAGEIGEVLTIRFKLGTGLFGSRWVPLKSELWHLLEYEQGRGQAIFDDGYHKLSTAIHFLGAIEAVKAFVDCSFAYVDEPAQILWCYRDKRALGSFDIAFQPNLYTRSKYFPADERIDIVGTKGLIQLTRCTAQILDEPALILYRDGRRTLFDELETDWQASFTAGIRDFPRAIRENRDTLLTGERAVEILRFAFAIIVAGRLGREVRPAEVTDDLVREAVHG is encoded by the coding sequence ATGCCCGAACGGAAGTTGCGCGCGGCGATGATCGGAGTCGGCGACATCACCCTGCTGCATTACCCGGCCTATCGCGATTGCCCGGACGTCGAACTGGCACTGCTTTGCGACGTCGACGAAAACCTGCTGGCGCGGCGGCGCGCCGAATGGGGCGTCACGCGCACCACGACCGATTACCGGGCGGTGCTGCAAGACCCGACGATCGATCTGGTCGAGGTGAACACGCCGCATCACCTGCACAAAAAATTCGTGCTCGAGGCGCTGGCGGCGGGCAAGCACGTCGCCTGCCAGAAGCCGCTGGCGACCAGCCTCGCCGAGGCCGAGGAGATGGCGGCGGCGGCGCGGCGCGGCCCGGGGCGCTTTCGCGTGCTGGAAAATTTCGTTTTTTATCCGCCCTACGTCAAAGCCAAGGAACTGCTCGAAGCCGGCGAGATCGGCGAGGTGCTGACGATCCGTTTCAAGCTGGGCACGGGGTTGTTCGGCTCGCGCTGGGTGCCGCTCAAGTCGGAGTTGTGGCATCTGCTCGAGTACGAACAGGGCCGCGGCCAGGCTATCTTCGACGACGGTTACCACAAGCTGTCGACCGCCATCCATTTCCTCGGCGCGATCGAGGCGGTCAAGGCGTTCGTCGATTGTTCCTTCGCCTACGTGGACGAGCCGGCGCAGATCCTCTGGTGCTACCGGGATAAAAGGGCGCTGGGCAGCTTCGACATCGCGTTTCAGCCCAACCTGTACACCCGCTCCAAGTACTTTCCCGCCGACGAACGCATCGACATCGTCGGCACGAAGGGCCTGATCCAGTTGACCCGCTGCACCGCGCAGATCCTGGACGAGCCGGCGTTGATCCTCTACCGCGACGGCCGCCGGACGCTGTTCGACGAACTGGAAACCGATTGGCAGGCGAGTTTCACGGCGGGCATCCGCGACTTCCCGCGCGCCATCCGCGAAAACCGCGATACCCTGCTGACCGGCGAACGCGCCGTCGAGATCCTGCGCTTCGCCTTCGCGATCATCGTCGCCGGCCGCCTGGGGCGCGAGGTCCGGCCCGCGGAAGTCACCGACGACCTGGTGCGGGAGGCGGTTCATGGCTAG
- a CDS encoding gamma-glutamylcyclotransferase, with product MYTPRYDEKANVLFFAESTDGSSEIPLDGQGVFVCGSLQNPRKMTKLLGREATFAPAIVFGFRHEILEIDGCSIPFMLSSPETPGCVLTGIAWLALSGEELGRIAEIELAGNFRRKILLTSHLGNKELQITSFTRR from the coding sequence GTGTATACGCCGCGCTACGACGAAAAAGCCAATGTCCTTTTTTTCGCCGAATCCACCGATGGATCGAGTGAAATTCCCTTGGACGGGCAAGGTGTTTTCGTCTGCGGTTCGCTGCAAAATCCGCGGAAAATGACGAAATTACTGGGGCGCGAAGCGACGTTCGCGCCGGCGATCGTGTTCGGCTTCCGTCATGAAATTCTGGAGATCGATGGCTGTTCCATTCCCTTCATGCTGTCGTCTCCCGAAACGCCCGGTTGCGTGTTGACCGGGATTGCCTGGTTGGCGTTGTCCGGCGAGGAACTGGGCCGCATCGCGGAAATCGAACTGGCGGGCAACTTCCGCCGGAAGATATTATTGACATCCCATCTCGGCAATAAAGAGTTACAAATAACCAGTTTTACTCGCCGATAG
- a CDS encoding formylglycine-generating enzyme family protein, translating into MKIRNLVIILLLCLVLSVLADACENGKNDQDNDDDDDSNSGDDSGDGTNGDDGGAFELDGVSIIGRTTDAEGFVEFTVDGQGTLGLYVLDEGQTDRLLPGIKVYLITKDGQAAILALDETGVYLPFLADVATLANVETKRASTMMAGVFNQEYLLGLPRNFAASVNEPMVISARIAPDLLRVLLIFFFESAGTETLAGLETKVGSLANQATTAKIIQLALFTDPETATAAVPVTLAVYDRSHPDFAKFLPTLYQGNCYPTDSSFELYTSNDPLANSSPASFFFVLAKPKQLPDVSGNVDLLVEVLDAVSDAPIGGARLTLSPVGLVAYTNSAGQHPFADLPLCAGREGSGFYLRISKFGYYPAQFVLDALTPEVLNTVTFRLSPITAGEVEPTWINIPAGSYSMGCSPNDELCDADEFPAHTVQLAGFQLTETEITQQQYSQVVGANPSWYADCPDCPVEFLTWSEAKAFCEAVGGRLPTEAEWEYAARAGATTRYYCGDAAACLDQVAWDIFNAGSRTHPAKQKDANAFGLFDILGNVWEFTADYYAADYYQGSPAQNPTGPASGQYRAMRGGSWYSGESNARVSNRFEGDTVGRYANFGFRCAK; encoded by the coding sequence ATGAAAATCCGGAACCTGGTTATCATACTATTGTTGTGTCTGGTGCTGTCCGTTCTTGCCGACGCTTGCGAGAACGGCAAGAACGACCAGGACAATGATGACGACGATGATTCCAACTCCGGCGACGATTCGGGTGACGGTACGAACGGCGATGACGGCGGCGCGTTCGAACTGGACGGCGTCTCGATCATCGGCCGGACGACGGACGCCGAAGGCTTTGTCGAGTTCACGGTGGACGGCCAGGGCACGCTTGGCTTGTACGTCCTGGACGAAGGCCAGACCGACCGGCTGTTGCCGGGAATCAAAGTGTATTTGATCACCAAGGACGGGCAGGCCGCGATCCTGGCGCTGGACGAGACGGGCGTCTACCTGCCGTTTCTGGCCGACGTGGCGACGTTGGCGAACGTCGAGACGAAACGCGCTTCGACGATGATGGCCGGGGTGTTCAATCAGGAATACCTGTTGGGGTTGCCGCGCAATTTCGCCGCTTCGGTCAACGAGCCGATGGTGATCAGCGCGCGGATCGCGCCCGATCTGTTGCGCGTCCTGCTGATTTTCTTTTTCGAATCGGCGGGCACCGAAACCCTGGCGGGATTGGAAACCAAGGTCGGTTCCCTGGCGAATCAGGCGACGACCGCGAAAATCATTCAGCTCGCCCTGTTCACCGACCCGGAGACGGCCACCGCGGCGGTGCCGGTGACCTTGGCGGTTTACGATCGTTCGCATCCGGATTTCGCCAAGTTCCTGCCGACCCTCTACCAGGGGAATTGCTATCCGACCGACAGCTCGTTCGAACTGTATACGAGCAACGATCCCCTGGCGAACAGTTCGCCGGCTTCCTTTTTCTTTGTGCTGGCCAAACCCAAGCAATTGCCAGACGTGTCCGGTAACGTCGATTTGCTCGTCGAGGTGCTCGATGCCGTGTCCGACGCGCCGATCGGCGGCGCCCGTTTGACGTTGTCGCCGGTCGGGCTGGTCGCCTACACCAATTCGGCGGGCCAGCACCCCTTCGCCGATCTGCCGCTTTGCGCCGGGCGGGAAGGGAGCGGCTTTTATCTGCGCATTTCGAAATTCGGTTACTACCCGGCGCAATTCGTGCTCGACGCCCTGACGCCGGAAGTTCTGAACACGGTGACTTTCCGCCTCAGCCCGATTACGGCGGGCGAGGTCGAGCCGACCTGGATCAATATCCCGGCCGGCAGCTACTCGATGGGCTGCTCGCCGAACGACGAGTTGTGCGACGCCGACGAGTTTCCGGCGCACACCGTGCAACTGGCCGGATTTCAACTGACCGAAACCGAGATCACCCAGCAGCAGTACTCACAGGTCGTCGGCGCCAATCCTTCCTGGTACGCCGATTGTCCCGACTGCCCCGTCGAATTCCTCACCTGGTCCGAGGCCAAGGCGTTTTGCGAAGCGGTGGGCGGCCGGCTGCCCACCGAGGCCGAGTGGGAATACGCGGCGCGCGCCGGCGCTACGACCCGCTATTACTGCGGCGACGCCGCCGCCTGCCTGGATCAGGTCGCCTGGGATATCTTCAACGCCGGCAGCCGCACGCACCCGGCGAAACAAAAAGACGCCAATGCCTTCGGCCTGTTCGACATCCTGGGCAACGTCTGGGAATTCACCGCCGATTATTACGCGGCCGACTATTACCAGGGCAGCCCGGCGCAGAATCCGACCGGCCCGGCGAGCGGCCAGTATCGCGCCATGCGCGGCGGCAGTTGGTATTCCGGCGAGTCCAACGCGCGGGTCAGCAACCGCTTCGAGGGCGACACCGTCGGCCGGTACGCGAATTTCGGGTTCCGCTGCGCGAAATGA